In Spinacia oleracea cultivar Varoflay chromosome 5, BTI_SOV_V1, whole genome shotgun sequence, a single window of DNA contains:
- the LOC110782802 gene encoding probable plastid-lipid-associated protein 10, chloroplastic isoform X1, whose product MITLYYRFSSKSMAFVMAPLTITPAYKIVHNGRTSQVTIPNAVRMPRNLPNTTYWRCSATATDTSLLYEVENRKHDLLRAVQETERGLKTTPEQRSSIEEALVTVEKYDAGEPIDLAKLDGTWRLQYTSAPDVVVLFEAASRLPIFQVGQIFQKFECRNESDGGVVRNIIKWGIQNLLEDNEGATLLVSAKFSVVSRRNIFLQFEEITLQDIVISEQLQAVIAPALLPRTFLSLQILQFIRSFKAQIPVTSTSPQRRSIGGLYYLSYMDNNMLVGRAVGGGGIFVFTRAQPFVC is encoded by the exons ATGATCACTTTATACTATCGATTTTCGTCGAAAAG TATGGCATTTGTCATGGCACCTTTAACGATTACTCCAGCTTATAAAATAGTTCATAACGGGCGAACTTCTCAAGTTACAATTCCTAATGCTGTTAGAATGCCTAGAAACCTCCCTAACACAACATACTGGCGATGCTCGGCTACTGCTACTGATACTTCATTG TTATATGAGGTAGAGAATAGAAAACATGATTTGTTGAGAGCAGTTCAAGAGACTGAAAGGGGTCTCAAAACAACGCCTGAACAACGGTCTTCCATTGAGGAGGCACTA GTGACTGTGGAGAAATATGATGCCGGTGAGCCAATTGATTTGGCTAAACTGGACGGTACATGGCGTCTTCAGTATACTTCTGCTCCTGATGTCGTTGTCCTTTTCGAAGCTGCTAGTAGACTTCCCATCTTTCAG GTGGGTCAGATTTTCCAGAAATTTGAATGCCGTAATGAATCTGATGGCGGTGTTGTCCGCAATATTATCAAATGGGGCATTCAAAACCTACTAGAG GACAATGAAGGTGCTACCCTGCTTGTATCTGCAAAGTTTTCAGTGGTTTCACGTCGCAATATCTTCCTTCAgtttgaagag ATTACTCTTCAAGACATTGTTATAAGTGAGCAGTTACAGGCTGTTATAGCTCCAGCCCTGCTACCACGAACATTTTTAAGCTTACAG ATTCTACAGTTCATCCGTTCCTTCAAAGCTCAGATTCCTGTAACAAGCACAAGTCCACAGAG GCGATCAATAGGAGGATTATATTACCTTTCCTACATGGATAACAACATGCTCGTTGGTCGTGCAGTTGGAGGTGGAGGGATCTTCGTGTTTACTCGAGCTCAACCTTTTGTCTGCTGA
- the LOC110782791 gene encoding F-box/LRR-repeat protein 12: MEESQINNSSTKLEFPDDTIEDSESDNNPTTIIDLPDDCLIFIFKHLTTEHDRVSFGLTCSKWLDLQNRNRQSLQFDCSLTYTKHLFRNPYMINTYDLHKTLSRYQHLRSLSLSGCTTLPDSGLKLLQYSGSNLRALHLDCCFKISDNGVSFAASGCPLLKFISLYRCNVTDVGLESLAKFCSGLEDVNLTYCLGITDSGINSLVRNCVHLYGIRISNCRNIKGVGFRGCSRSLAYLEAESCKLDPEGIASMVSGGGLEYLNTSNLSWSILGDGLSAIGGGFGKMIRVLNMRLCRTIRDEGVGLIARGCPSLVEWNLASCHEIRVLGWESIALNCNNLERLHVNRCRNLCDRGLEALKNGCKKLDVLHMNGCPQISTIAIELFRLSRGDLIKEDEHFTIGPKWQFWWHQRIFVE, encoded by the coding sequence ATGGAGGAATCTCAGATTAATAATTCCAGTACCAAATTGGAATTTCCTGATGATACAATTGAGGATTCTGAGAGTGATAATAATCCCACTACTATAATTGATCTTCCTGATGATTGCCTTATTTTCATCTTCAAACACCTTACTACCGAACATGATCGAGTATCCTTTGGATTAACCTGCAGTAAGTGGCTAGATCTTCAAAACCGAAACCGGCAATCTTTACAGTTTGATTGCTCACTCACCTACACTAAACATCTCTTCAGAAACCCATACATGATCAACACATATGACCTTCATAAAACACTGTCACGTTACCAACACCTACGATCACTATCCTTATCTGGTTGCACTACACTACCAGATTCAGGCCTAAAGCTATTACAGTACTCTGGTTCAAATCTTCGAGCCTTACATTTGGATTGTTGTTTTAAGATCAGTGATAATGGTGTTTCGTTTGCTGCAAGTGGTTGCCCTTTGTTGAAGTTTATCAGCCTATATCGTTGCAACGTTACTGATGTAGGTTTAGAAAGCTTGGCTAAGTTTTGTTCGGGTTTGGAAGATGTTAATCTTACCTATTGTTTGGGTATTACTGATAGTGGTATAAACTCTCTTGTTCGGAATTGTGTTCATCTATATGGGATTAGAATCAGCAATTGTAGGAACATAAAGGGCGTTGGGTTTCGTGGGTGTTCACGAAGTTTGGCTTATTTGGAAGCTGAATCTTGTAAGCTCGACCCTGAAGGGATAGCAAGTATGGTGAGCGGAGGAGGATTAGAGTATCTAAACACTTCGAATCTTAGTTGGTCGATTCTTGGAGATGGATTATCAGCAATTGGGGGAGGATTTGGAAAAATGATTAGGGTTTTGAATATGAGACTATGTAGGACAATTAGGGATGAGGGTGTCGGACTAATTGCTCGAGGTTGTCCATCATTAGTGGAGTGGAATTTGGCATCATGTCATGAGATTCGAGTTTTAGGGTGGGAGTCGATTGCCTTGAATTGTAACAATTTGGAAAGACTCCATGTGAATCGATGTAGGAACTTATGTGATCGTGGGTTGGAAGCTTTGAAGAATGGTTGCAAGAAGCTTGATGTTTTGCATATGAATGGATGTCCTCAAATTAGTACAATAGCAATTGAATTGTTTAGGTTATCAAGAGGTGATCTTATCAAAGAAGATGAACATTTCACAATTGGCCCAAAGTGGCAATTTTGGTGGCACCAAAGAATTTTTGTGGAGTAA
- the LOC110782783 gene encoding 60S ribosomal protein L5 — MNIPVFCFTPFLSFVSAIFSASKTMAFVKAQKTRAYFKRFQVKFKRRREGKTDYRARNRLINQDKNKYNTPKYRFVVRFTNKDIIAQIISASITGDSVLASAYAHELSHYGLKVGLTNYAAAYCTGLLLARRVLKMLDMDQEYEGNVEATGEDFSVEPADTRRPFRALLDVGLIRTTTGNRVFGALKGALDGGLDIPHSDKRFAGYGKDGKQLDAEVHRKYIYGGHVAWYMKTLTEDEPEKYQSHFSEYIKAGVDADGLEALYKKVHSAIRADPTAKKSQKEAPKTHKRFNLKKLTYDERRASLIKRLNALNSAAGADDDDEDSDEE, encoded by the exons ATGAACATCCCCGTTTTCTGCTTCACTCCCTTTCTCTCTTTCGTCTCTGCCATTTTCTCTGCGTCTAAAACCATG GCATTCGTGAAAGCTCAAAAAACAAGAGCTTACTTCAAGCGATTCCAAGTTAAGTTCAAGAGAAGGCGTG AGGGTAAGACTGATTACAGGGCCAGGAATCGCCTGATTAATCAGGACAAGAACAAGTACAACACTCCAAAGTATCGCTTTGTTGTGCGATTT ACAAACAAAGACATAATTGCACAAATCATATCCGCTAGCATCACTGGTGACTCAGTTCTTGCTTCGGCTTATGCACATGAGCTTTCTCATTATGGACTTAAAGTGGGTCTCACGAACTATGCTGCAG CATACTGCACTGGTCTTCTTTTGGCTCGGAGGGTCTTGAAAATGCTTGACATGGATCAAGAATATGAAGGAAATGTCGAG GCAACCGGGGAAGATTTCTCTGTTGAACCAGCAGATACCAGGAGACCTTTCCGTGCTCTTCTTGATGTAGGTCTTATTAGAACTACTACTGGAAACCGTGTTTTTGGCGCACTGAAG GGAGCTTTGGATGGAGGACTTGATATACCTCACAGTGACAAGCGATTTGCTGGATATGGTAAGGATGGCAAGCAACTTGATGCTGAGGTTCACCGTAAATATATCTATGGTGGGCACGTTGCTTGGTACATGAAG ACATTGACTGAAGACGAGCCCGAGAAGTACCAATCGCACTTCAGTGAATATATCAAGGCAGGAGTAGACGCAGATGGACTTGAGGCGTTGTACAAGAAGGTCCATTCTGCTATACGAGCTGACCCTACAGCCAAGAAGTCTCAGAAGGAGGCTCCTAAAACACACAAGAG GTTCAACCTGAAGAAATTGACTTACGATGAGAGGAGGGCTAGTTTGATAAAGAGGCTGAATGCTCTTAACTCAGCAGCTGGAGCTGATGACGATGATGAGGATTCTGATGAAGAGTGA
- the LOC110782827 gene encoding cytochrome b561 and DOMON domain-containing protein At3g07570, which produces MKQTVFIFFTVVFFLNPYLLVLSQNAEPCNSVIDYNENVNFDTTAMFCQTVWKSFPEIVLRYVQAGPQLWSFLLSAPNENSWLGIGFSTNGQMVGSSAMVGWFYENGTGGMKQYFLQGQVTNKVEPDAGELTVVDNSSTVFIQASRIHLAFQINTVEPRKELLYAVGPYGQLPVANGGFQLIEHREKSQASLDYTTGRSQTMSSPYTGIRRTHGALNMIGWGILMPIGVIVARYFRQWDPIWFYSHIAIQIFSFLFGLVGFILGFVVEGFTKAEVTHHKNIGILILTLGCLQVMALLIRPKKGTKPRKYWNWYHHNAGRSLVIFAISNIFYGIRLGMEGAGWYGTYAAILTLMVIVAIVLEIRLWRQR; this is translated from the exons ATGAAACAGACGGTTTTCATCTTTTTCACAGTAGTCTTCTTCCTGAATCCGTATTTGCTGGTGCTGTCACAAAATGCAGAACCCTGTAACAGTGTTATTGACTACAATGAAAATGTCAACTTTGACACCACGGCCATGTTCTGCCAAACTGTCTGGAAATCCTTCCCGGAAATCGTTCTTCGG TATGTACAAGCAGGACCACAGTTGTGGAGCTTCCTACTCTCAGCCCCGAACGAAAACTCGTGGCTCGGGATTGGTTTCTCAACTAACGGGCAGATGGTGGGGTCCAGTGCGATGGTGGGTTGGTTCTACGAAAATGGGACGGGTGGCATGAAGCAGTACTTCTTGCAGGGTCAAGTTACTAATAAGGTGGAGCCTGATGCAGGTGAGCTGACTGTGGTGGATAACTCGTCAACGGTGTTTATCCAAGCAAGCCGCATACACCTGGCTTTCCAGATCAATACAGTCGAACCAAGAAAAGAACTGCTCTACGCTGTGGGACCCTACGGCCAGCTGCCAGTAGCTAATGGCGGATTTCAACTGATCGAGCACCGAGAGAAAAGCCAAGCCTCATTAGATTATACTACAG GAAGAAGTCAGACAATGAGCAGCCCATACACTGGAATAAGAAGGACCCATGGTGCTCTAAACATGATTGGGTGGGGAATCTTGATGCCAATCGGAGTAATAGTTGCTAGGTATTTCAGGCAGTGGGATCCAATCTGGTTTTACTCTCACATTGCAATCCAAATCTTCAGTTTCCTATTTGGACTAGTCGGCTTCATCTTAGGATTTGTAGTAGAGGGATTTACAAAAGCAGAAGTAACACACCACAAGAACATCGGTATCCTAATCCTAACACTTGGATGCCTTCAG GTAATGGCTCTTTTGATTAGGCCAAAGAAAGGAACAAAACCACGGAAATACTGGAATTGGTACCACCATAATGCAGGAAGAAGCTTGGTTATCTTTGCTATCTCAAACATATTCTATGGTATCCGTTTGGGTATGGAGGGAGCTGGTTGGTATGGTACCTATGCAGCGATTCTCACTCTTATGGTTATTGTGGCTATCGTCCTGGAAATCAGGTTATGGAGACAAAGATAA
- the LOC110782802 gene encoding probable plastid-lipid-associated protein 10, chloroplastic isoform X2, translated as MAFVMAPLTITPAYKIVHNGRTSQVTIPNAVRMPRNLPNTTYWRCSATATDTSLLYEVENRKHDLLRAVQETERGLKTTPEQRSSIEEALVTVEKYDAGEPIDLAKLDGTWRLQYTSAPDVVVLFEAASRLPIFQVGQIFQKFECRNESDGGVVRNIIKWGIQNLLEDNEGATLLVSAKFSVVSRRNIFLQFEEITLQDIVISEQLQAVIAPALLPRTFLSLQILQFIRSFKAQIPVTSTSPQRRSIGGLYYLSYMDNNMLVGRAVGGGGIFVFTRAQPFVC; from the exons ATGGCATTTGTCATGGCACCTTTAACGATTACTCCAGCTTATAAAATAGTTCATAACGGGCGAACTTCTCAAGTTACAATTCCTAATGCTGTTAGAATGCCTAGAAACCTCCCTAACACAACATACTGGCGATGCTCGGCTACTGCTACTGATACTTCATTG TTATATGAGGTAGAGAATAGAAAACATGATTTGTTGAGAGCAGTTCAAGAGACTGAAAGGGGTCTCAAAACAACGCCTGAACAACGGTCTTCCATTGAGGAGGCACTA GTGACTGTGGAGAAATATGATGCCGGTGAGCCAATTGATTTGGCTAAACTGGACGGTACATGGCGTCTTCAGTATACTTCTGCTCCTGATGTCGTTGTCCTTTTCGAAGCTGCTAGTAGACTTCCCATCTTTCAG GTGGGTCAGATTTTCCAGAAATTTGAATGCCGTAATGAATCTGATGGCGGTGTTGTCCGCAATATTATCAAATGGGGCATTCAAAACCTACTAGAG GACAATGAAGGTGCTACCCTGCTTGTATCTGCAAAGTTTTCAGTGGTTTCACGTCGCAATATCTTCCTTCAgtttgaagag ATTACTCTTCAAGACATTGTTATAAGTGAGCAGTTACAGGCTGTTATAGCTCCAGCCCTGCTACCACGAACATTTTTAAGCTTACAG ATTCTACAGTTCATCCGTTCCTTCAAAGCTCAGATTCCTGTAACAAGCACAAGTCCACAGAG GCGATCAATAGGAGGATTATATTACCTTTCCTACATGGATAACAACATGCTCGTTGGTCGTGCAGTTGGAGGTGGAGGGATCTTCGTGTTTACTCGAGCTCAACCTTTTGTCTGCTGA
- the LOC110782838 gene encoding tubulin-folding cofactor C, which translates to MEDQNNFPNPTSNSDQSLDPAVEKKRQAMIERLSNRHQARVQSKDSDSSPSFESTETFLARFSELKQSITSEIDQIEQALESFTKGDLDNVSALINDLEKLLAENSYHLPSYEVRASLKIISELRESLDNVSVKMVPKKKFSFRSKVAKQKQPVVAIVEEPKVVSSDKACIMLDTPGFRNREGEVLVENLKGKNMGEFTLSNLGSCEVRLIGRPRAIFIHRLRNCKVYAGPALGSVLIDDVEGCVFVLASHQIRIHNARRCDFYLRVRSHPIIEDSSEVRFAPYCLHYDGIEEDLTESRLDEETGSWENVDDFKWLRAVQSPNWSVLPENERISSLRVSTADS; encoded by the coding sequence ATGGAAGATCAGAATAATTTCCCAAACCCAACCTCAAACTCTGATCAATCCTTAGATCCAGCTGTTGAAAAGAAGCGCCAAGCAATGATCGAACGCCTCTCTAATCGCCACCAAGCCCGTGTTCAGAGCAAAGACTCGGATTCATCCCCGTCGTTTGAGTCAACTGAAACATTCCTTGCTCGGTTTTCTGAGCTCAAGCAATCAATTACATCTGAAATTGATCAAATTGAACAAGCCCTTGAGTCTTTCACCAAAGGGGACCTTGATAATGTTTCTGCTCTTATCAACGACCTCGAGAAGCTTCTTGCAGAAAATTCCTACCACTTGCCTTCCTACGAAGTCCGTGCCTCTCTCAAGATTATCTCTGAATTGAGGGAGTCCCTCGATAACGTGTCGGTCAAAATGGTACCCAAGAAAAAATTCTCTTTCAGAAGCAAAGTTGCGAAGCAGAAACAACCAGTTGTGGCCATTGTTGAGGAACCCAAAGTGGTTTCAAGTGATAAAGCTTGTATTATGTTGGACACCCCGGGTTTTAGAAACAGAGAAGGAGAGGTTCTGGTGGAGAATTTAAAGGGTAAGAACATGGGTGAGTTCACATTGTCAAACCTCGGTTCTTGTGAGGTGAGACTGATAGGTAGGCCGAGGGCAATTTTCATTCACCGGTTAAGGAATTGCAAAGTTTATGCCGGGCCTGCTCTGGGCTCAGTGCTGATAGATGATGTTGAAGGGTGTGTTTTCGTGTTGGCATCGCATCAGATAAGGATTCATAATGCTAGGAGATGCGACTTTTATTTGAGGGTGCGGAGTCATCCCATTATTGAggatagtagtgaggtgagatTTGCTCCCTATTGTTTGCATTACGATGGGATCGAGGAAGATTTAACGGAGTCAAGACTTGATGAGGAGACTGGGAGTTGGGAAAACGTTGATGATTTTAAGTGGTTGCGTGCTGTGCAGTCTCCTAACTGGTCTGTTCTTCCAGAAAATGAACGAATTAGCTCGTTGCGTGTATCAACTGCTGATAGCTGA